The DNA sequence CTAACGTAAACTGTTCCTTAATCAGTTTTGTACCATAAGGCTTAATCATTGGCATCATATCAAACTCTTTGTAGAGTTGTCTGCCGATCCCTTCTAAAATTGTCAGGGCTCTAAGTATCAGAAAAATTGAACCTGATATTGAAAGTCTGTACTTATAAATGATTTTTTGTAGCCTTCCAGTTATTTCAGCCATCTGAACATCTTCATCTCCATAAAGGATAAAGTCTTCAATCAGCTCATTCAGATCTTGCTCAAGGTCTTTTTGGTTTTCGATTTCATTGCCAGATGACATCCGTTTCAGATAGATCGCCATCCCTCTAGCATCCGCCTTAGACATGCTCACCATAAAATTTGCAAAAGCAAATCGCTGTGCCTTGGTAAGCTTGCCAATCATGCCATAATCCAGTAACAGAATTGTACCGTCAGGCTTCACCAAAACATTACCGGGATGAGGGTCTGCATGAAAATATCCTAATTCAAATATCTGTTTCAGGTAAATTTCCATTCCATTCTCTACAACTTCTTTAGGGTCAAGTCCCCATGCTATAAGTTGAGTTACATCCGTGATCTTACAACCACTGACAAACTCCATTGTAAGCATTTTTTCAGTCGTCAGTTCTTTGTAAGGCTTGGGTACATAAAGCTTCTTATCATTTTCGTAAGCACGTCTGAAGTTTGCTATGTTTCTGACTTCCGTATTATAGTCAAGTTCAGTCTGCATGCTCTTTTCAAACGTACTGACAATTTCTAGTGGATTGAGTATACCAATACTTTTAAAGAAACTCTCTGTTTGCTTTACAAAATCTATTAGTAGAGAAAGGTCTGTCTGAATCTGTTTCTTTGCTTCAGGACGTTGTATTTTGATGACAACATCTTCGCCATTGATTAGCCTTGCTCTATGAACCTGCCCTATTGAAGCCGATCCTAAAGGCGTACTGTCAAAATAACTAAATGTTGCGGAGATAGGCTTTCCAGTTTCTGTCTCAATAATCGCTTTCGCTATTTCAGCATCAAACGGAGGAACATTGTCTTGAAGCTTTTCAAATTCCTGAATCAGGGGCTTGGGTAGTAGGTCAGGTCGGTTACTTAGTATCTGTGCGAATTTGATAAAAGTAGGTCCTAACTCTTCAACTACCATACGGATACGTTCCCAACGTGTATAATCCTTTACAGGACGATCATCACGTTGCCAGTCTTCCTTTACAAATCGGTTCAGTTTTGTAGTTGTTACAATATCTTCAAACCCGTATTTGACAAGTACTTTAATAAACTGCTGAATCCGCTGAATATTTCTGACTGTGTTGTTGAAAAGCATTCCGAAAAAGTTTTTTAGGTTATCTGTTTGTTAGCATTGACAATGTGAAGCTCCGAAAGCTTTTAATAATCCAATTTAAATATATGTAAATATATGGAGGTTTAAAGAGAACCTGAAAGAATAATCCAAATTAATGAACACCTATTCATTATGAATAGATGTTGTTATTGCTCCCATATAACATAAGCAGCTTTTAGAATGGATATCCAATCGCTACATTCACTACTAGGTTTTCTGTAAACCAATTCCAGTCAAAATCTTTAATGACCCACTGATGATCAATAGGACCTCCTGAAATCGGGTCAATATTGTATGGAACTTTAAATGGCAAGGCAAAATCAAACCTAAGGATAAAGAACCCTGCCGCATCTATTCTAAATCCTGTTCCACCACCTATTGCCAAGTCATTTAAGAAAGTTGATTTATTAAACTCTCCACCAGGTCTTGAACTGTCAGCATTTTTTAACCAAATATTACCCGCATCTACAAATAGTGCCCATTTTAAATACTTATGCAAGTCATAACGGTACTCAAGACTTGACTCCAGTTTGATATCACCCGAATGTAATGCAAAGCTATCACTATTGGCCTCATCACTAGGGTCTACAGAGTATGACCCAGGTCCTAGTGTTCTAGTTCTAAATGCCCTGATACTGTTAGGTCCTCCCACAAAATATTGCTTCACAAATGGCATTGTGGTAGAGTTTCCAATCGGGAAGCCAAGTCCTGTATACAGTCTTGCTCCAATTTTAGACTTCTTGGTCAGCTGCCAAAAGTACCTAAAGTCCGTACCTAACCTGATATATTGAGAATACGGATAGCTGAAGAGTCTATATGGATTGGTTTCCGGATCATGGTTAGGTGAATCCCCTCCCTGCAATAGGTAAAGCAAGTTACCCGAAACATCAATCGACCCTCTGAAGAAAAACTTATTAATATTCTCAATCTCTGGAGCAGAATTATAGGTAAAGGAGTAATCAGACCCTACAATAAACTGTGGTCTGAATGTCTGCCCCAGAAAAGGAAACGTCTCCGATAAATCAGCAATGGCACTGGTATCACTTGCATTCTGGAAGCCTATCACGACAGGATTGATCTGATGCCTGATTTTTTCACTTGTGCGCCAATCATATCCAAAAGACGCATTGAAGTAATCAATTTTCAAGCTAGGGTTATCAAACTGGTCGGTTGGTGGCAGACTGAAATCATAGCGCTGCATAGATACCAGAAAGTTGGTAAAAGGAATATATTTCCCCTTTTGCCAATTGACCTTAAAAGGAACCATCAGTCTTGGAACTGTCAGCCTTGTTTCCAGACCATATATCAAAAGACGATCTACGGTAGCATCGGATTTCCCATATTCGGTCTGAACGCCCAAGTTTCCTTTTACGGAAAATACTTCACCTCCTCCAAACAGGTTTTTATGCTTCCACGTTACATTGAACTCAGGTCCAATAAACCCATTATCCCAATAAGCCATACCCAGTTCGAACTGCAATGACTTCTGCGTCACCTGAGACATCCTTAACCTTGCATCAAGTACCTGTGTAGAATCGTCTCTCTCCTTCAGCTTTAGGTCAACAAACCTAAAAGCGCCCATGCCTGTGAGAAGCTTAATTGTTTTCTGTTGCTTTTCCCGAGAGTACAGGTCTCCCTCATGAAATTGGATAAGGTCTTCCAATACAGAAGGTCTCATATTTCTTGGATTCCCCCTATAGGTGAATTCCTCCAATTCAAGTGTCGTATGGTTCTTCGATACATTCAAGCTGTCCAGGTCAAAGTCTGGTTCTACGACAATGTCTCCAATTCGGTATTGCTTAAATGCCTTATCTGTAATGGAGGGACGAATCTTTAACTCAACATCCATCTGCCTGTTTCCTACTGTCGAATCTACCAGAAACTCCAGATACTTTGGGTTAAAGTAATAGTAACCCAGATTTTTCAACTCATCATCAATATGCTCTGCCTCATCTCTTAGTTTCTGAAGACTGTAGCGCTCCCCTTCCCATAGTAGGCTGTATTCCTGCAGGGCATAAACAGTCTTTTGTAAGGAAGTACTATCGCTATATGGAAACGCTATACTTCTTATTGTGTAAGGCTGTTGGTCAATCGTAACTTTGTAAATTACGTTTACCTCTTTTTCCTTTTCATTTACTTCTTTACTGGCTGTCACCTGGGCGCCATAGTAACCATTATTATTCAACTTGTTTTCCAGAAGTCTTACAAGCTTATTGGTGATCAACTCATCATACAGTACGGGTTTTTCCCCGAACTTTTTACCCATCCACTTTGGAATGCCTTTCTTTTTTTCCTCAGCTTTAAAATGATAATAGACACCTACCCTCTTTCCAAATAGTTGACTGTTTGGCGATGGCGTTAGAGAGCCTTCTAATTCCCCTTTTACATCATTGGTCACAATGATACTGTCAGGAACGTTATACTCGATGGTTGCTCCATTATAGAAGTTTTCATTTTCAGCTAAATATTTGGATGGATTACAGCCAAAAAGCAGAATTAAAAAAATGGCAAAAACATTTAGGCGTATCTTCAATGACATGCTCTCTATTAAATAGTTATTCGATTATTATTGAATCATTCATTAGGTAGAGGAAATTTACTCCTCTTCTTCTCTTGGCTCATACTCTCCATTACCATGCATAGCAGGAGACTGACCTGATGAGTTATTCTCTGGTGTATTTTCAACAGGGTCCTTGTCCGGAAGGTTTTCAAAAGAATCTCCTCCACTGTGTTCTGTCTTATCAGGTGCTCCAGTATTGGAGTTTTTCAATGAATCAACAGCAGAGTTGGTTTTAGCAGGTGCTCTTCTTGACCTAGTACCTTGTTCGGTTCGTTTGATTCTTCCGATCTCTCGCCTTCTGTCTTTCTTCTTCTCTATATTCCGAATAAACAGCTCCCTGAACTGATTATATTGTCTGTCATATATAATGGAAACACCAGTCTTGATTACTTGTGGCGTAAAGTATTCCTTATCATTCTCACTGAATAGTTTTGTACGCAAGGTTCCATCACGCATGATCTTATACTCCAGTTCAAAGTCAGTTGTAAAACCGGATGTGTTTGCGGCTGCACTAGCCTCTGCACCTGATTCACTTTCCACAGAATAAGTACCCCCTACAGTTACAGAAATTCGGTCATTGAGCTGTTTCTTCACTTCAACACCCACATCTGTAGTTGTACCAGCATTATTTCCCTGATCATAACTATCCAAGTTGAAATTCAGGTCAACGCCCTTGATATACTCACTTGAAAGGTTATTCAGTTGGTTCGTGATCATGGAACTCAGTGTACCTCTTACAATCTCAGCGCCCTCAGTACCTCCAGAACCTGTCATATCTACAAACCCTCCTACCATTAGAAGGGAGAATACTTGCTTATTCAGTGTACTTGGGTCATCATTAAGTTCAGCCAATGCCTTTTCTATATTGACATCCCTGCCATTAATATCTTCAGGGTATTTCAATTCAAAGGAAATCTCAGGGTTCATTACTTCTCCATTCAGGTTCAGGTATACCTGAAAGGTTTTCCTTTTCCTGTAATTTACATCATCATTTCTAACCAAATTGGCTACTAATGGATATGGCGGTGTTTTGACAGTATAAATAGCACTAATATCTGCCAATGGCTCATATGGGTCTCCAGTCCAATAGATACGACTGCCACTTCTCATGGTAAACTCCTTTTTAGGAACCACTCGATAAAAAGTCAGTCCATAATATCCATCCTCAATTATATACTCTCCTGTCATGGTCATGTCTCCTCCCGGATCCATATTAATGTTCAGTTCCCCACTACCTGTAAGTTCCAGTGCATCTCCTGCTTGAGGGTCCATCACTACTGTCATCTTGGTACCACTCTCAATATTGACCCTTGACTCCAACTCTAACTGGGAATAAGTTGTATTACTTTGGTATGTAGAATCTATATCAAGACTGTCCATGGTTATAAAAGTCACAATGTCTTCCCCTTTATCAAGTTCACCAACCCCTCCATCAACATATACATAAGTCAAGTCTGTTGTATTGTCAATATTGACATTAGACTTAATGTCCAAATGATCTAATGTTCCCTTGATTTTGGTTGTGTTATCTACTACCAGCAATCCATAAATTTCTTGCCCTTTTTCAGGTTCAGAATTGATCAGTTCAAATTTGTCCGCCAGTATATTCAAGTCAAACTGAAAGTCCGCATAATCTTTCGTAAGAATAAAGCCATATAAGGATGCCTTATTACCATTGGTGTCTACAAGATCAAAATCGTCTATTTTTATTCCTTTCTCTATAAAGGCTATTTCTCCTCCTTCAACCTCAAACCTACTTCCCGTCATTTTAATCTTGAATTTCGGTTCAAGTGTATTTACTTCCCCCCTTACTGAAAGTGGTGCTGTACCTAAACCTTTCACATCCAATTCTCCTTCAATTCCTCCTCTCAGGTCAGATAAATAGTCCTTGGCAAAATAGGCAAATGGGTCAAAGAGAAACTTATCGATGTCCAAGCTCAGGTTTAGCGGCACTTCTTCATTATCCAAGTTGTAATTCCCATTTAAAGCAAACGCTCCTACAGGTCCTTCCATCGACATGTCAAAGTCATATTTACTAACCCGAGATTTGTTACTTGCTGACAAGTTTAGGTCTCCAAATAGGTTATTCATAACCCCCATATCCTTAAATAGGAGTTTCGCGTCTAAAGCGCCGTCATCTTCATATTTCAATGATAGATTCAAGTTGCCATTCACATAAGAAGTATCCTTCTCTGTAATCTTGGTCAAATGAGTAAAGTCCAGATTATCTATATTGGCAACAATAGTTGTGTCCTGTCCCGACGTTTGAGATGCTACAGCCAGTGACATTCCATTATGTCCAATTTTGAAATCCTTGAAGAATGGTAAGCCATCTCCTAGAATGATCTGATTATTACTGTCAGCTATCCAAGGATCATAATTGATGATCAATGTATCTTTAAGGTTGAATGCATAATGGTTCTCCTGACTGGTCAATTGACCTCCTATATCCAACCATTTCTCTTTAGTATCACTTAATCCAAGGATATTAAAGTCTATCTTGTCATTGGCTACCTTACCAAACACCCCAAAGTTTTTCAATACCATTAGCTCAGGCACTGTTACTTTCTCCACTTTAGAGAAGAATTTAAGGGATTTTGAATCTGCTTTTATACGTACTTTCAAAGAGTCTACCGTCACATCCTGATAAACCATATTTGGCATCACAGTCGATAGGTATAATGCATCTCGCTCCTCATCATACTCTCCTTCAATTCCTGAGAAGGTTATACTTTCCAAGCCAGGAACCAACCCACTAGTCAGTAATGACAGGTTTACAGGCTTAATTGAAAAATGAAAGTTTGCTCCCTTGATTTCCTCTATCTCTACTTCAACGCTGTCATTTATGGAGAAATAGTTTTCAAACCTTGCCGTCACCATCGTAAGAAGCGTATCCATTGGGATATTTGACTCAAAATTACCTTTTATGATATCAGAGTTCAACACACCATGTGCACTGGTACTATCCAAATGACCTTCAAAATCAATTGTGTTGATGGAATACTTTTTTGTGCCTTTCAACAAGCTAATGTCTTTCAACTGAACATCTGCTTTCATATTGGAAAGTTCTACCCCCACAATATTCATATCCAGTTCGGTACTGACAGCTATGGTATCCTCCATAAATCCCAACTCCTTGAAATGGGCTTTCCCCAAAATACCTTTCAACATTATGGTAGGAACTTCTTTATTGAAGTCTGCATCAGCTGCTATTTTATATTCCAAGCCATCCCCATCTATACTAGAAATAGCTTTTACAGCCATCCTATCAGCTTCTCCTTTCAAAAGAAGGTCTTTGTAATGATAATGGTTATACTCAGCATCAATCACTCGAAGATCAAAGTCTACATTCAGGTTATTCTCAGGATCAAAACCAACTCCTTCAGCGATTACAACAGCAGTCAAGTTTCCAATGGTTGTATCATTCAGAATATTCCCTACTTCCAAATGAGAGACTTTAGCTTCACCTCCATATTGCTCTCCAGGCTTCATAAAAGCATTTAGGCTGACATCTCCCATATCAGTGGTTGCATCAACTGTCGCAACAAGGTTTTCCAAGGTACCCTTATAAGTTGCTTTGGCATTTAACCTCTTTGGAAAAGTCATCCCTTCAGGAAAAAGTGTATCAGGTAAAATACCATAGACCCTATTCAGGTCAGCATACATTGTATCCACAGAGATATCCATCAACAAGGAATCCACTTCAGGCAAGCCCTTTATATTACCACTGGCTTGCATCAGTATATTCCGTTGTTCTCTTACAGTTAATTTCTCAATGTTAAAGTTATTGACCTTCCCTTTTACTCGACCATTCCCTGTTATATTCCACCCCTTCAGTTTGGTAAAATATGGGTCTGTTTTTAATTCAGGAGAAAAGTAAAGTGCATCCTTCGGTGAAAGCAACATCGAGTCCAATGCATAACTGAACCCTACCTTATCCAACTCATCCGCAATTCTCAATAAGGAAGGAAAGTTCAAGGACAATTGATTTTTGAGGTAACTGTTTCCTGTTGCCATTACAAGGTTTTGTGCTTTCAAACCTTCTTCTGGCTTTATCTCAATAAGTCCTTTAAGTTTTTTGAGTTTAAAACCTGACTTCTCCACAAAATTACCGGAAACCCAATCAACAGCAATCAACTCATCTCTGACTACTAGATTTTGCAACTCAACCCCAAACTGCTGAACCAGTAAATGACTGAAATCCATCCCTTCAGCTACAGGTTCATCATGAAAATCGTCAAAACGGAGTGTGTTATCTTTCAGTAAAACATTTCCGACATCCACTTTCCACCCCATAACCAGCCCCGTCTCTGATTCATCAACTGCAGATGGTTCGTCCTGAACTTCAAGTGAGTCTTTTGGAGCACCCAAATCTTTGATAGCATAGCCTGCTTTGGTTTCAATTAGAGAAACTTGCTCAATGTTCACTTTCTGGTTCAGCAAGTCAACCAATATTTCCTCTACATTGAATTCACCTACAACAAGGTTGGCTTCATTACCTCCGGGCAGGTCCTCATACAGTGCTTTCACATTTTCCAACCCTACACTTTCAAGGTTAATCCTATAATCAAGAGGCTCAGAGGAGACTGTATCTTCTGATACAACCTCGCTGGCAGGAGTCTCTGTGGCTTTTCTCATTCGATAAACAAGGTCCGTATCCACCAGCTTGGAGTCTCCAATCCGATAATCATTGGTATTCAGGTTTATCTCATCAATTTCTGTCTTAAACTCTCCTAGTTTTACTTCAGCAAAATCTCCTGATGCTTGGTCGTCATACAGGAGATAAATATTTTTAAGAGAAATATCTTCAATTATAATTGGTGGGACAGCCGTGGAAGTAGTATCAGGTGCAGACGCTTCAGAAGCAAATGCATTAACGATATAGTCAAAGTTAAAAACACTATCTGCAGACTGTCTCACTTTGGCTGTAAGCCCATCCAGCTCCACATCATTAATATGGATAGACTCGTAAAAGATTGTTTCAAAATCAACATCTATAGCCAAATCTTTCACATACAACAAGGTATCACCTGTCTGATCCTCTAAATAAACTCCCCCCAATACCAATGAGGTGGGAAAACTCAATGCTATCTCATCGATTCGCACTTCAGAACCTATCTTTTGCTCTAGGAAATTTACAGCGTACCCTGTTACTTTTTCTTGAACATAGGGCACTCTCAAAACCCCAAAAATGAGGATACATAGCAACAGAAAAATGATTCCAAAAGCCAAAAGCCCTGCCTTTAGAATCTTTTTGCCAATTGAAGACTGATGTTCTTGTTTTTCTTTTTGATTTGTTTCCATTAAATAATCACTCATC is a window from the Limibacter armeniacum genome containing:
- a CDS encoding translocation/assembly module TamB domain-containing protein, with the protein product MSDYLMETNQKEKQEHQSSIGKKILKAGLLAFGIIFLLLCILIFGVLRVPYVQEKVTGYAVNFLEQKIGSEVRIDEIALSFPTSLVLGGVYLEDQTGDTLLYVKDLAIDVDFETIFYESIHINDVELDGLTAKVRQSADSVFNFDYIVNAFASEASAPDTTSTAVPPIIIEDISLKNIYLLYDDQASGDFAEVKLGEFKTEIDEINLNTNDYRIGDSKLVDTDLVYRMRKATETPASEVVSEDTVSSEPLDYRINLESVGLENVKALYEDLPGGNEANLVVGEFNVEEILVDLLNQKVNIEQVSLIETKAGYAIKDLGAPKDSLEVQDEPSAVDESETGLVMGWKVDVGNVLLKDNTLRFDDFHDEPVAEGMDFSHLLVQQFGVELQNLVVRDELIAVDWVSGNFVEKSGFKLKKLKGLIEIKPEEGLKAQNLVMATGNSYLKNQLSLNFPSLLRIADELDKVGFSYALDSMLLSPKDALYFSPELKTDPYFTKLKGWNITGNGRVKGKVNNFNIEKLTVREQRNILMQASGNIKGLPEVDSLLMDISVDTMYADLNRVYGILPDTLFPEGMTFPKRLNAKATYKGTLENLVATVDATTDMGDVSLNAFMKPGEQYGGEAKVSHLEVGNILNDTTIGNLTAVVIAEGVGFDPENNLNVDFDLRVIDAEYNHYHYKDLLLKGEADRMAVKAISSIDGDGLEYKIAADADFNKEVPTIMLKGILGKAHFKELGFMEDTIAVSTELDMNIVGVELSNMKADVQLKDISLLKGTKKYSINTIDFEGHLDSTSAHGVLNSDIIKGNFESNIPMDTLLTMVTARFENYFSINDSVEVEIEEIKGANFHFSIKPVNLSLLTSGLVPGLESITFSGIEGEYDEERDALYLSTVMPNMVYQDVTVDSLKVRIKADSKSLKFFSKVEKVTVPELMVLKNFGVFGKVANDKIDFNILGLSDTKEKWLDIGGQLTSQENHYAFNLKDTLIINYDPWIADSNNQIILGDGLPFFKDFKIGHNGMSLAVASQTSGQDTTIVANIDNLDFTHLTKITEKDTSYVNGNLNLSLKYEDDGALDAKLLFKDMGVMNNLFGDLNLSASNKSRVSKYDFDMSMEGPVGAFALNGNYNLDNEEVPLNLSLDIDKFLFDPFAYFAKDYLSDLRGGIEGELDVKGLGTAPLSVRGEVNTLEPKFKIKMTGSRFEVEGGEIAFIEKGIKIDDFDLVDTNGNKASLYGFILTKDYADFQFDLNILADKFELINSEPEKGQEIYGLLVVDNTTKIKGTLDHLDIKSNVNIDNTTDLTYVYVDGGVGELDKGEDIVTFITMDSLDIDSTYQSNTTYSQLELESRVNIESGTKMTVVMDPQAGDALELTGSGELNINMDPGGDMTMTGEYIIEDGYYGLTFYRVVPKKEFTMRSGSRIYWTGDPYEPLADISAIYTVKTPPYPLVANLVRNDDVNYRKRKTFQVYLNLNGEVMNPEISFELKYPEDINGRDVNIEKALAELNDDPSTLNKQVFSLLMVGGFVDMTGSGGTEGAEIVRGTLSSMITNQLNNLSSEYIKGVDLNFNLDSYDQGNNAGTTTDVGVEVKKQLNDRISVTVGGTYSVESESGAEASAAANTSGFTTDFELEYKIMRDGTLRTKLFSENDKEYFTPQVIKTGVSIIYDRQYNQFRELFIRNIEKKKDRRREIGRIKRTEQGTRSRRAPAKTNSAVDSLKNSNTGAPDKTEHSGGDSFENLPDKDPVENTPENNSSGQSPAMHGNGEYEPREEEE
- the tamL gene encoding translocation and assembly module lipoprotein TamL, whose amino-acid sequence is MSLKIRLNVFAIFLILLFGCNPSKYLAENENFYNGATIEYNVPDSIIVTNDVKGELEGSLTPSPNSQLFGKRVGVYYHFKAEEKKKGIPKWMGKKFGEKPVLYDELITNKLVRLLENKLNNNGYYGAQVTASKEVNEKEKEVNVIYKVTIDQQPYTIRSIAFPYSDSTSLQKTVYALQEYSLLWEGERYSLQKLRDEAEHIDDELKNLGYYYFNPKYLEFLVDSTVGNRQMDVELKIRPSITDKAFKQYRIGDIVVEPDFDLDSLNVSKNHTTLELEEFTYRGNPRNMRPSVLEDLIQFHEGDLYSREKQQKTIKLLTGMGAFRFVDLKLKERDDSTQVLDARLRMSQVTQKSLQFELGMAYWDNGFIGPEFNVTWKHKNLFGGGEVFSVKGNLGVQTEYGKSDATVDRLLIYGLETRLTVPRLMVPFKVNWQKGKYIPFTNFLVSMQRYDFSLPPTDQFDNPSLKIDYFNASFGYDWRTSEKIRHQINPVVIGFQNASDTSAIADLSETFPFLGQTFRPQFIVGSDYSFTYNSAPEIENINKFFFRGSIDVSGNLLYLLQGGDSPNHDPETNPYRLFSYPYSQYIRLGTDFRYFWQLTKKSKIGARLYTGLGFPIGNSTTMPFVKQYFVGGPNSIRAFRTRTLGPGSYSVDPSDEANSDSFALHSGDIKLESSLEYRYDLHKYLKWALFVDAGNIWLKNADSSRPGGEFNKSTFLNDLAIGGGTGFRIDAAGFFILRFDFALPFKVPYNIDPISGGPIDHQWVIKDFDWNWFTENLVVNVAIGYPF
- a CDS encoding ABC1 kinase family protein → MLFNNTVRNIQRIQQFIKVLVKYGFEDIVTTTKLNRFVKEDWQRDDRPVKDYTRWERIRMVVEELGPTFIKFAQILSNRPDLLPKPLIQEFEKLQDNVPPFDAEIAKAIIETETGKPISATFSYFDSTPLGSASIGQVHRARLINGEDVVIKIQRPEAKKQIQTDLSLLIDFVKQTESFFKSIGILNPLEIVSTFEKSMQTELDYNTEVRNIANFRRAYENDKKLYVPKPYKELTTEKMLTMEFVSGCKITDVTQLIAWGLDPKEVVENGMEIYLKQIFELGYFHADPHPGNVLVKPDGTILLLDYGMIGKLTKAQRFAFANFMVSMSKADARGMAIYLKRMSSGNEIENQKDLEQDLNELIEDFILYGDEDVQMAEITGRLQKIIYKYRLSISGSIFLILRALTILEGIGRQLYKEFDMMPMIKPYGTKLIKEQFTLGNLTTDFYYSITQMSSLFYNLPMELKSILKKARTGKLSLKLDIDSIEVLSAMLGVVVTRLNITLLVSTLIISSSIMVAASGDHLPRNAWGIPYISMVGYILAFILGLVLIFYRKKRP